One part of the Coleofasciculus sp. FACHB-T130 genome encodes these proteins:
- a CDS encoding 4'-phosphopantetheinyl transferase superfamily protein: MTDIDSMWCPPQTDLALSSNDVHVWRASLDQSAFHVQHLQQILSEDEQIRAERFHFERDRKRFIIGRGLLRTILSCYLEINPVEVQFCYGSRGKPALAGTHGESNLRFNLSHSQDICLYAVTRDRQIGVDVEYIRSVAEVETIAKRFFSARENAVLRALPAHQKQQAFLNAWTRKEAYLKAIGEGLARPLDQIEVTLAPGEPAMLLSIEGDRFQCDRWSLQELKPELDYVAALAVEGTGTCTRCWQWDASNG; encoded by the coding sequence ATGACTGATATTGATTCTATGTGGTGTCCTCCACAAACTGACTTAGCGCTATCGAGCAATGATGTCCATGTCTGGCGTGCTTCCCTCGACCAATCGGCATTTCACGTTCAGCATCTGCAACAAATCCTTTCTGAAGATGAGCAAATAAGAGCTGAGCGTTTTCACTTTGAGCGGGACAGGAAGCGTTTCATCATTGGGCGAGGTCTGCTCAGGACAATTCTGAGTTGCTACTTAGAAATCAACCCGGTCGAGGTGCAATTTTGCTATGGCTCCCGTGGCAAGCCAGCATTAGCTGGAACGCACGGAGAAAGTAACCTTCGGTTTAATTTATCTCACTCTCAAGATATCTGCCTGTATGCAGTAACACGCGATCGCCAGATCGGTGTCGATGTTGAATACATTCGTTCTGTTGCCGAAGTTGAAACGATCGCTAAACGATTCTTTTCGGCGCGAGAAAATGCCGTTTTGCGTGCCTTGCCTGCACATCAGAAGCAGCAAGCATTTTTAAACGCCTGGACTCGCAAAGAAGCTTATCTAAAAGCAATTGGAGAAGGGCTGGCTCGACCTCTGGATCAAATTGAGGTAACGCTGGCTCCAGGGGAACCAGCGATGCTGCTAAGCATTGAAGGCGATCGCTTTCAATGCGATCGCTGGTCACTCCAAGAATTGAAACCGGAACTTGACTACGTAGCCGCTCTTGCTGTGGAAGGAACTGGCACTTGCACCCGCTGCTGGCAATGGGATGCTAGCAATGGTTAG
- a CDS encoding cysteine synthase A translates to MDIKKGFVETVGNTPLIRLNNFSDETGCEILGKAEFLNPGGSVKDRAALYIIEDAEKKGLLKPGGTVVEGTAGNTGIGLAHICNAKGYKCLIIIPDTQSQEKMDALRTLGAEVRPVPPVPYSNPNNYVRLSGKIASEMENAIWANQFDNLANRQAHYETTAKEIWEQTDGKVNAWVTATGTGGTLAGVAMYLKEKNPAVKTVLADPMGSALYSYIKTGETKSEGNSITEGIGNSRVTANMEGVPIDDAIQIDDTEAVRVVYRLLREEGLFLGGSTGINVGAAVELAKQMGPGHTIVTILCDSGARYQSRLFNREWLASKGLSPD, encoded by the coding sequence GGATATCAAAAAGGGTTTTGTAGAGACAGTTGGCAACACACCGCTCATCCGCTTAAACAACTTCAGCGATGAAACAGGTTGTGAAATTCTGGGAAAAGCAGAATTTCTCAATCCAGGCGGTTCTGTGAAAGACCGGGCAGCACTTTATATCATTGAAGACGCCGAAAAAAAAGGTTTGCTCAAACCTGGCGGTACAGTCGTTGAGGGAACCGCTGGGAACACCGGCATCGGTTTAGCTCATATTTGCAACGCCAAGGGCTACAAATGCCTGATTATCATCCCAGATACCCAGTCTCAGGAAAAGATGGATGCTTTGAGGACGCTGGGCGCAGAAGTTCGTCCCGTTCCACCTGTACCTTACAGCAACCCCAACAACTATGTCAGGCTCTCCGGCAAAATTGCGTCTGAGATGGAAAACGCGATTTGGGCGAATCAATTTGATAATTTAGCCAATCGACAAGCGCACTACGAAACTACCGCAAAAGAAATCTGGGAACAAACGGACGGTAAAGTTAATGCTTGGGTTACAGCCACGGGAACTGGCGGCACCTTAGCGGGTGTAGCGATGTACCTGAAAGAAAAAAATCCTGCTGTTAAAACCGTCTTAGCCGACCCGATGGGCAGCGCCCTCTACAGTTATATCAAGACGGGTGAAACGAAGAGTGAGGGCAACTCAATCACAGAAGGGATTGGCAATAGCCGCGTCACCGCCAATATGGAAGGTGTACCGATAGACGATGCTATCCAAATTGATGACACCGAAGCGGTACGGGTTGTCTACAGACTCTTAAGAGAGGAAGGACTGTTTCTGGGTGGCTCCACAGGAATTAATGTGGGAGCAGCCGTAGAACTCGCCAAGCAGATGGGGCCAGGTCATACGATTGTGACCATCCTCTGCGATAGCGGCGCTCGTTATCAGTCGCGGCTGTTTAATCGGGAATGGCTAGCATCGAAGGGACTTTCACCCGATTAG